In Cyanobacterium sp. T60_A2020_053, the genomic stretch TGATAATTGGACTGGTATATTTAATAAAGATGAGAAAGTTAGGCTAAGAATCATCAACGCTTCGGCAATGACGTTGTTTGATGTGAGAATACCTAATCTACCCATGACAGTTATACAAGCAGATGGACAAAATCTGCAACCGGTGAAAGTAGATGAATTGAGGATTGGGGTAGCAGAAACTTATGATGTGATTGTTGAGCCTGACACTCAAGAGGCTTATACTATATTTGCAGAGACTCTGGATCGTAGTGGCTATGTTAGAGGTACACTAGGGATAAAACAAGGATTATCTGCTGAAATTCCTGCTCGTAGACAGCGCCCGTTGCGTACAATGGATGATATGGGAATGGATCATAATGCTCATAGTGGTCATGATAATCAATCATCTTCATCAAGTCAAGACCACAGTAGTCATAGTTCATCTGATCATAGCAATCATCAAGCCTTAGATCAAGATAATCATAATCAACATCAAAATCATGATATGTCTAATATGCCAACTATGGATCATAGTAGCCATGATATGTCCAATATGGATCATAGTAATCATGATATGTCCAACATGGATCATAGCAACCATGATATGAGTGAAAAAGAAACCCTAGATTTTTCATGGCAACCGAGGGGAGAAAACAACAACGGCATGGGTAATGCTGCAACGCCAATGATGGTAAAAAATCGTTTAAATGAAGCTGGAGTTGGCTTAGAAAATGCTAAACATCGAGTGTTAGTTTATACCGATTTAAAAAGTTTAAAACCATTAAAAAATAGAAGAAAGCCAGATAGAGAAATAACTCTATATTTAACAGGAAATATGGAGCGTTATATGTGGTCATTTAATGGTAAAAAATATTCAGAAGAAAAAGAAATTGACTTTTATTATGGAGAAAGACTAAGACTAACATTTGTCAATGATACCATGATGGAACATCCTATACATTTACACGGAATGTGGATGGAATTAGTGAATGGAAATGGTGATTATCAACCTCGAAAACATACAATTATTGTCAAACCAGCCGAAAAATTATCTACAGAAATTGATGTTGATGCCAAAGGAAAATGGGCATTTCATTGCCATTTAATGTATCACATGGA encodes the following:
- a CDS encoding copper resistance system multicopper oxidase — encoded protein: MENLNFSRRNFLQLTGGIAGSVILHQILPVSAKNISANGYLEGEVIDLAIAETKINIDGSSAMGKLLNSSLPSPTIRLKEGQNVTINVTNQLNEDTSIHWHGLILPANMDGVPGVSFRGIKPGETFTYKFPVNQSGTYWYHSHSNMQEPMGMYGAIIIDPVESEPYNYTQDYVIMLSDWSFENPHAILANLKKMPTYYNYQRRTVANLKEDLPWQKMRMESSDMADVTGATYTYLMNGKTSNDNWTGIFNKDEKVRLRIINASAMTLFDVRIPNLPMTVIQADGQNLQPVKVDELRIGVAETYDVIVEPDTQEAYTIFAETLDRSGYVRGTLGIKQGLSAEIPARRQRPLRTMDDMGMDHNAHSGHDNQSSSSSQDHSSHSSSDHSNHQALDQDNHNQHQNHDMSNMPTMDHSSHDMSNMDHSNHDMSNMDHSNHDMSEKETLDFSWQPRGENNNGMGNAATPMMVKNRLNEAGVGLENAKHRVLVYTDLKSLKPLKNRRKPDREITLYLTGNMERYMWSFNGKKYSEEKEIDFYYGERLRLTFVNDTMMEHPIHLHGMWMELVNGNGDYQPRKHTIIVKPAEKLSTEIDVDAKGKWAFHCHLMYHMDVGMFRTINVIS